One genomic segment of Kogia breviceps isolate mKogBre1 chromosome 11, mKogBre1 haplotype 1, whole genome shotgun sequence includes these proteins:
- the TDRD15 gene encoding LOW QUALITY PROTEIN: tudor domain-containing protein 15 (The sequence of the model RefSeq protein was modified relative to this genomic sequence to represent the inferred CDS: inserted 3 bases in 2 codons; deleted 1 base in 1 codon; substituted 4 bases at 4 genomic stop codons), giving the protein MFILKLIGAYYLLSSLLPTFLDVDLTISHIECFPNVLVKFQGRNNSECEFDYHVLQREIEHIPKVKNNVDIDEFCLVEERISGEWQRRVVEKINDQYTVLLIDHGEELRVDSTQVASACGNLFDLPPRVMFGIFANILPTGEKWSPTALNYFKSLVGLQVKGCVQAILPLQMILLEVPKIISQVLEFQLRRLIDGDSFCLIVEMVKESPKQMPDSLQHKRPKLSLSNNDTLFDIQHVLDNLQPSLSVGSIESVKVSSAMSPSKFYCQLIKWIPELENLTVCLTLHYDIISQEGSPTCDNFGVLCVPKRRNGQWHRGILQQLLANNXVKIWLMDYGSSEAIPSIHIKKLKQDFILVPLFSFPCSLTYLHSPXDARKFQLSIFKQALLGQIVYAQLDWFSKDEHLYYVTLETQESTITSKCLLKTVGTQVLCPVSDSKISNMLRQTSASDINGFAVESFIANTEWSIDSLNKDTLKVDFPIKTVEMEIEAVYIAFVAYVLNPSNFXVHTNEHQNEFXDIMKNINQFYDLCENDELILRNPGPGLFCCARYSKDRHFFRAVITEINGYKINVYFLDYGNTDSIPFFDVKILLPEFCELPVLAMCSSLAYIFPVEDLWVKAAPPAVDYFLKIVLNKAILLQVIAKKDEKYTVNIQNMEASENIDVVSLMLQAGYAEYWEVEPECCPKSVSEYSVLNLKSKKKVDIKKVISALLEGPKSKKYHSDKLKGSNFSFXKSPAVNFLDLKNPFTLSVRPESPWPYKEYVFKPGTVLEVKCSSYYGPGDFSCQLQCKLEDLKLLMEQLQDYYSVHSDPYQIGQIAPQNVGSSQTRAXTCVPCVSRQILNHCTTREVHLDYIKTLFIVLIISITDLFLSILQLQPVNFEVFSFLKLFSNIF; this is encoded by the exons ATGTTCATCTTG AAGCTAATAGGTGCTTATTATTTGCTTTCATCTCTGTTACCAACATTTTTAGATGTGGATCTGACAATATCACATATAGAATGTTTTCCCAATGTTCTGGTGAAATTTCAAGGCAGAAATAATAGTGAATGTGAGTTTGACTACCACGTATTGCAGAGGGAAATAGAGCATAttccaaaagtaaaaaataatgtgGACATTGATGAATTTTGTTTGGTAGAAGAAAGAATATCAGGAGAATGGCAGAGAAGAGTTGTGGAAAAGATAAATGATCAGTATACTGTGCTCCTCATAGATCACGGAGAAGAACTGAGAGTTGACAGTACGCAGGTTGCTTCAGCCTGTGGCAACTTATTTGATCTACCACCACGGGTAATGTTTGGCATTTTTGCCAACATATTACCAACTGGGGAAAAATGGTCTCCTACGGCTTTGAATTACTTCAAGTCATTGGTAGGACTACAAGTGAAAGGTTGTGTACAAGCTATTTTGCCTCTTCAGATGATTCTTCTTGAAGTGCCAAAAATTATATCCCAGGTTCTTGAATTTCAGTTAAGGAGACTTATTGATGGAGATTCATTTTGTCTTATTGTGGAAATGGTAAAAGAATCCCCCAAACAAATGCCAGATTCATTACAACATAAAAGACCTAAATTATCATTAAGTAATAATGATACTTTATTTGATATTCAACATGTTCTGGATAATTTACAACCATCTTTGTCAGTGGGCAGTATTGAAAGTGTAAAAGTATCATCTGCCATGAGCCCAAGTAAATTTTATTGCCAACTAATTAAATGGATTCCAGAGTTAGAAAACTTGACAGTGTGTTTGACTTTGCATTATGATATTATCAGTCAAGAAGGTAGTCCCACATGTGATAATTTTGGAGTACTTTGTGTTCCCAAAAGGAGAAATGGACAGTGGCATAGAGGAATTCTTCAGCAGCTTTTGGCCAATAATTAAGTGAAAATTTGGCTTATGGATTATGGCAGTAGTGAGGCTATACCCTCAATTCACATAAAGAAACTTAAACAGGATTTTATTTTAGTaccattattttcatttccatgttcTCTGACATATTTACACAGTC GAGATGCAAGAAAATTTCAACTAAGTATATTTAAACAAGCCTTGTTAGGACAAATAGTATATGCACAACTAGATTGGTTCAGTAAGGATGAGCATTTGTATTATGTAACATTAGAAACTCAAGAGTCTACAATTACTTCTAAGTGTCTGCTAAAGACCGTAGGCACACAAGTACTTTGTCCAGTGTCTGATTCAAAAATATCTAATATGTTGAGGCAGACTAGTGCCTCAGATATAAACGGCTTTGCAGTTGAGAGTTTTATTGCAAATACTGAATGGTCGATAGATTCTCTAAATAAAGACACTTTGAAAGTAGATTTTCCTATTAAAACTGTAGAAATGGAGATAGAAGCTGTCTACATAGCTTTTGTAGCGTATGTGTTAAACCCGTCAAATTTCTAGGTACATACTAATGAACATCAGAATGAATTTTaagatataatgaaaaatataaaccaatTTTATGATTTGTGTGAAAATGATGAACTGATTCTAAGAAATCCAGGACCTGGATTATTTTGTTGTGCTAGATACAGCAAGGacagacat tttttcagagCTGTCATTACTGAAATTAATGgttataaaattaatgtttatttcttgGATTACGGAAATACTGATTCCATACCATTTTTTGATGTAAAAATTTTGCTTCCAGAGTTTTGTGAGTTGCCTGTCTTAGCCATGTGCTCTTCACTTGCATATATATTTCCTGTTGAAGATTTATGGGTGAAGGCAGca cccccagcagttgattattttttaaaaattgtcttgaaCAAAGCAATTTTGCTTCAAGTTATagcaaaaaaagatgagaaatataCTGTAAATATTCAGAATATGGAAGCCTCAGAAAATATTGATGTTGTCTCTCTTATGTTACAAGCTGGATATGCAGAATATTGGGAAGTAGAACCAGAATGTTGTCCAAAATCTGTAAGTGAATATTCAGtgttaaatttaaaatctaaaaaaaaagtagatattaAGAAAGTCATATCTGCCCTTCTTGAAGGACCTAAATCTAAAAAGTACCATTCAGATAAGCTAAAAGGAagtaacttttcttt aaagtccCCAGCTGTTAACTTCCTAGATTTAAAAAACCCTTTCACCTTATCTGTGAGACCTGAGTCACCATGGCCTTATAAAGAATATGTGTTTAAACCAGGAACAGTCCTTGAAGTTAAGTGTTCTTCTTATTATGGCCCAGGTGACTTCTCATGCCAGCTGCAATGTAAGTTAGAAGACTTAAAATTACTAATGGAACAACTTCAGGATTATTATAGTGTTCATTCTGATCCTTATCAGATTGGGCAGAttgctccacagaatgtgggatcttcccagaccagggcttgaacctgtgtcccctgtgttagcaggcagattcttaaccactgcaccaccagggaagtacactTAGATTATATTAAAACTCTTTTTATAGTATTAATCATTTCCATAACAGACTTGTTTCTAAGCATTCTTCAGCTGCAACCTGTAAATTTtgaagtgttttcatttttgaagttATTTTCTAATATCTTTTAA